The following are from one region of the Rhizobium sullae genome:
- a CDS encoding MFS transporter — translation MFSVSKSRETAASPKNPIAFHAVTLATFFGASAAPTPLYRIYEESFAVSPVLITVIFAVYAFALLAALLIAGSISDHLGRKPVIFGALTMEIAAMALFTVASGPGWLIAARIVQGLATGIAGASIGAALVDVDRVKGQLVNSIAPLSGMAVGAVGTSALIQYGPFPLHFVYGLLLAAFVVQALAIWLTAETGGTRPGVIGSLKPRIAIPAQAKRPLALVTPINIANWTLGGFYLSLVPSLVVSTTGSRAPLTGGAVVTALMLSGAAAVFLRRAKSPRANLTFGVSATTLGILTVVAGVHLTNVPVLILGTLFTGMGFGTNFLGSVGTILPLAKPDERAGLLSAFYIQSYLAFSLPAILAGFLAKSLGYAPTTDIYATAIILVSLAGLMAVRAERAKTAVV, via the coding sequence ATGTTCTCGGTCAGCAAATCCAGAGAGACTGCCGCTTCCCCGAAAAACCCGATCGCCTTCCATGCCGTGACGCTCGCCACCTTCTTCGGCGCGTCGGCAGCACCGACGCCGCTTTACCGGATCTACGAGGAGAGCTTTGCGGTTTCGCCGGTGCTGATCACGGTGATCTTCGCGGTCTATGCCTTCGCGCTTCTGGCGGCGCTGCTGATTGCCGGGTCGATCTCCGATCATCTCGGCCGCAAGCCGGTGATCTTCGGCGCGCTCACCATGGAGATCGCGGCAATGGCACTGTTTACGGTAGCAAGCGGACCGGGCTGGCTGATCGCGGCGCGGATCGTGCAGGGGCTTGCGACCGGCATTGCGGGCGCCTCGATCGGGGCGGCACTTGTCGACGTCGACCGGGTAAAAGGCCAGCTCGTCAATTCGATCGCGCCACTTTCCGGCATGGCGGTCGGCGCGGTCGGCACCAGCGCGCTCATCCAGTACGGCCCCTTCCCGCTGCATTTCGTCTACGGCCTGCTGCTTGCCGCCTTCGTGGTCCAGGCGCTGGCAATCTGGCTGACGGCGGAAACCGGCGGCACGCGGCCGGGCGTCATCGGCTCGCTGAAACCCCGTATCGCGATCCCGGCGCAGGCGAAGCGGCCACTGGCACTCGTTACGCCGATCAATATCGCCAACTGGACGCTCGGCGGTTTCTACCTCTCGCTTGTGCCTTCCCTCGTGGTCTCGACGACCGGCAGCCGGGCGCCGCTGACGGGCGGAGCGGTGGTGACGGCATTGATGCTTTCGGGGGCGGCCGCCGTCTTCCTGCGCCGGGCCAAAAGCCCGCGGGCGAACCTCACCTTCGGCGTTTCGGCGACAACGCTTGGCATTCTGACAGTCGTCGCCGGCGTGCATCTGACGAACGTGCCGGTGCTGATCCTCGGCACGCTTTTCACCGGCATGGGCTTCGGCACGAACTTCCTTGGCTCGGTCGGAACCATCCTGCCGCTTGCCAAGCCCGACGAGCGCGCCGGACTGCTTTCGGCCTTCTACATCCAGAGCTACCTCGCCTTCAGCCTGCCCGCAATTCTCGCCGGCTTCCTGGCAAAATCGCTCGGTTACGCGCCGACGACCGATATCTATGCGACGGCGATCATTCTGGTCAGCCTCGCTGGGCTGATGGCCGTGCGCGCCGAACGGGCAAAGACTGCCGTCGTCTGA
- the mscL gene encoding large conductance mechanosensitive channel protein MscL: MLNEFKAFIARGNVMDLAVGVIIGGAFGGIVKSLVDDIIMPIVGALFGGFDFSNYFVGLSSAVNAPTLAAARAQGAVFAYGNFITVVINFLILAWIIFLMIKGVNMLRKQVERNEQKAAEDAPPPADVALLTEIRDLLARRPAV, from the coding sequence ATGCTCAATGAGTTCAAGGCCTTTATCGCCCGAGGCAACGTCATGGACCTTGCCGTTGGCGTCATCATTGGCGGTGCTTTCGGCGGCATCGTCAAATCGCTGGTCGACGATATCATCATGCCGATCGTCGGTGCCCTGTTCGGCGGGTTCGATTTTTCCAACTACTTCGTTGGACTTTCATCTGCGGTCAACGCGCCGACGCTTGCCGCCGCCCGTGCGCAGGGCGCCGTCTTCGCCTATGGCAATTTCATCACCGTGGTCATCAATTTCCTGATCCTTGCCTGGATCATCTTCCTGATGATCAAGGGCGTGAACATGCTGCGCAAACAAGTAGAGCGCAACGAGCAAAAGGCAGCGGAAGATGCACCGCCGCCGGCCGATGTCGCGCTCCTGACGGAAATCCGCGATCTGCTGGCCAGGCGCCCGGCAGTTTGA
- a CDS encoding pyridoxal phosphate-dependent aminotransferase — protein sequence MSIMNSLSPRAVSAPESGIVEVVNYARGRDGLLPLWVGEGDLPTPDFISTAAMDALADGETFYTWQRGIPELRQALSDYYARHFGVTLPREHFYVTGSGMQAIQIAVQALTSPGDELVYLTPAWPNIAAALEIAGARSVGVQLQFECGKWAVDLNSIGEAITPKTRALFVNTPSNPTGWTATRKDLADILDLARKHDLWIMADEIYARYFYAGGRAPSFLDVMAPDDKIMFVNSFSKNWSMTGWRVGWIVAPPETGQVLENLIQYSTSGVAQFMQKGAVAALNEGDGFVEANVRKAALSRDILCDALMATNRVETLKPDGALYAFLKIDGVTDSRKAALDIVDKTGVGLAPGTAFGAGGELFLRACFLRDPQQVNAAADKLCDYILKL from the coding sequence ATGTCGATTATGAATAGCCTCAGCCCGCGCGCCGTTTCGGCGCCAGAAAGCGGGATCGTCGAAGTCGTCAATTATGCCCGTGGCCGCGACGGCCTGCTGCCGCTCTGGGTCGGCGAGGGCGATCTTCCGACGCCGGACTTCATCAGCACGGCGGCAATGGATGCGTTGGCAGACGGCGAGACCTTCTACACGTGGCAGCGCGGCATTCCGGAGCTTCGTCAGGCGCTATCGGATTACTACGCCCGGCATTTCGGCGTCACGCTGCCGAGGGAGCATTTCTATGTGACCGGATCGGGCATGCAGGCGATCCAGATCGCTGTGCAGGCGCTGACCTCGCCGGGAGACGAGCTGGTCTATCTGACGCCCGCCTGGCCGAATATCGCCGCCGCACTTGAAATTGCCGGAGCCCGTTCGGTCGGCGTCCAGCTACAGTTCGAATGTGGCAAATGGGCGGTCGATCTCAACAGTATCGGTGAGGCGATCACGCCGAAAACAAGAGCGCTTTTCGTTAACACGCCATCCAACCCGACAGGCTGGACCGCGACAAGAAAAGACCTCGCGGACATCCTCGACCTCGCCCGCAAGCACGATCTCTGGATCATGGCGGACGAGATTTACGCCCGCTATTTCTATGCCGGCGGGCGGGCACCTTCTTTCCTCGACGTCATGGCGCCCGACGACAAGATCATGTTCGTCAATTCGTTCTCGAAGAACTGGTCGATGACCGGCTGGCGCGTCGGCTGGATCGTAGCGCCGCCGGAAACGGGGCAGGTGCTTGAAAACCTGATCCAGTATTCGACCTCGGGCGTTGCGCAATTCATGCAGAAGGGTGCGGTCGCAGCCCTGAACGAAGGCGACGGGTTCGTCGAGGCCAATGTCCGGAAAGCGGCACTTTCCCGCGACATTCTTTGTGATGCGCTAATGGCCACAAACCGCGTCGAGACGTTGAAGCCGGATGGTGCGCTTTACGCCTTCCTGAAGATCGACGGCGTCACCGACAGCCGCAAGGCGGCGTTGGATATCGTCGACAAAACAGGCGTTGGCCTGGCGCCCGGTACCGCCTTCGGCGCAGGCGGCGAACTCTTCCTGCGAGCCTGCTTCCTGCGCGATCCGCAGCAGGTCAACGCAGCAGCCGACAAGCTCTGCGATTACATTCTGAAGCTCTGA
- the galE gene encoding UDP-glucose 4-epimerase GalE, whose translation MAILVTGGAGYIGSHMVWALLDAGENVVVLDRLSTGFRWAIAPAARFYLGDVADAEVLKTIFIENDIEAIIHFAGSAVVPASVADPLSYYDNNSGKTRALMSAAIAAGVRHFVFSSTAAVYGPQKGSEPVKETAPLNPENPYGQSKLMTEFMLRDAAAAYDFDYVALRYFNVAGADPHGRAGQSTSGATHLIKVACEAALGRRDSVHVYGIDYPTHDGTGVRDYIHVTDLAQAHLKALQHLRRGKGSLVANCGYGSGYSVLDVLNMVTRLHGHAFKIHMAPRRPGDAASVVADASLAHRMLEWTPKYDSLETIVRSALDWELELITRRVEDLHEMRRALAAASF comes from the coding sequence ATGGCAATTTTGGTGACGGGCGGCGCCGGCTACATCGGCAGCCACATGGTCTGGGCACTGCTCGATGCAGGCGAGAACGTCGTCGTCCTCGATCGCCTTTCCACCGGCTTTCGCTGGGCGATCGCGCCAGCGGCGCGCTTCTACCTAGGAGATGTCGCCGATGCCGAGGTTTTGAAGACGATCTTCATCGAGAACGATATCGAGGCGATCATCCATTTCGCAGGTTCCGCGGTCGTTCCGGCCTCGGTTGCCGATCCGCTTTCCTATTACGACAACAATTCCGGCAAGACGCGTGCGCTGATGAGCGCGGCGATCGCTGCCGGGGTGCGCCACTTCGTCTTCTCATCGACGGCGGCGGTCTACGGTCCGCAGAAGGGTTCAGAGCCGGTGAAGGAAACCGCGCCGCTCAATCCGGAAAACCCCTATGGCCAATCGAAGTTGATGACCGAATTCATGCTGCGCGATGCTGCTGCGGCCTATGATTTCGACTATGTGGCGCTGCGCTATTTCAACGTCGCGGGTGCCGATCCGCACGGGCGAGCCGGACAATCCACCAGCGGTGCGACGCATCTCATCAAGGTCGCCTGCGAGGCCGCACTCGGCAGGCGAGACAGCGTGCATGTCTACGGCATCGACTACCCGACGCATGACGGCACCGGCGTGCGCGACTATATCCATGTCACCGATCTCGCTCAGGCTCACCTCAAGGCGCTGCAGCACCTGCGCAGGGGTAAAGGATCGCTGGTGGCAAATTGCGGCTATGGTTCGGGCTATTCGGTGCTGGATGTGCTGAACATGGTGACGCGCCTGCATGGTCACGCGTTCAAGATCCATATGGCGCCCCGCCGTCCAGGCGATGCCGCAAGCGTCGTCGCCGACGCTAGCTTGGCGCATCGCATGCTGGAGTGGACGCCAAAATACGACTCACTGGAGACGATCGTCCGTAGCGCGCTGGATTGGGAACTGGAATTGATCACGCGTCGGGTCGAGGATCTGCACGAAATGCGCCGCGCGCTTGCCGCCGCATCCTTCTGA
- a CDS encoding TetR/AcrR family transcriptional regulator, giving the protein MAGKEGPRPGGRSARVQASVHKAVRSLLSKMDRAEVTVPLIAAEAGVTPSTIYRRWGDLQELLADVAVERLRPDMEPIDTGSAQQDLQTWAEQYSEEMSSGPGREMIRDVLAAQGGTGAYQCCGYTMQQIKMIAARAASRGESFPEVDAVMDRVVSPIMYRILFGNAPSVDRVRDLVNGVMEITPPRHASARKSA; this is encoded by the coding sequence ATGGCAGGAAAGGAAGGCCCGCGTCCGGGAGGCAGGAGCGCAAGGGTCCAGGCGTCGGTCCATAAAGCCGTGCGGTCACTGCTTTCGAAGATGGATCGTGCGGAGGTCACCGTCCCGCTGATCGCTGCGGAAGCCGGCGTGACGCCCTCCACGATTTATCGCCGCTGGGGCGACCTGCAGGAATTGCTGGCCGACGTTGCCGTTGAGCGCTTGCGTCCGGATATGGAGCCGATCGACACCGGCAGCGCGCAGCAGGACTTGCAGACCTGGGCGGAGCAATATTCCGAGGAAATGTCGTCAGGCCCGGGCCGTGAGATGATCCGCGACGTGCTCGCTGCACAGGGCGGCACCGGCGCTTACCAGTGCTGCGGCTATACGATGCAGCAGATCAAAATGATCGCCGCGCGCGCCGCGTCTCGCGGCGAGAGTTTTCCGGAGGTCGACGCCGTCATGGACCGTGTCGTTTCGCCGATCATGTATCGAATTCTCTTCGGCAACGCGCCCTCGGTCGACCGCGTCCGCGACTTGGTGAACGGCGTCATGGAGATCACTCCGCCGCGGCACGCTTCAGCCCGGAAATCTGCGTGA
- a CDS encoding PAS domain-containing hybrid sensor histidine kinase/response regulator, which translates to MLPGWVIIAFAFAYLLLLFAVASYGDRRSQKLGIPDGGWPVVYALSLAIYCTSWTYFGSVGLASQRGLEFAGIYIGPILVFTLGMPVLRRIIELAKAEKLTSVADFIAARYGKNPTVATTVALISLVGTIPYIALQLKAISSTVTAIVNPSDYGIGSGNLYFLDLPLIATLVLACFAVMFGTRHTDATEHQDGLILAVSMESLVKLVAFLTAGICVVWFLFDGPADLWRKSVDNELVNATLDFRTPVSRWITLIVLSAFAIILLPRQFHVTVVENRSAKQLRLAGYLFPIYLVAINLFVLPVAIGGLLIFGGAGNADFYVLSLPIAGQMWLVSLITFIGGFSAATAMVIVDSVALSIMVSNDIIMPIFLRRKLAGRAGQRDNFAKSLLNIRRSAIFAVLLLGYAYYRSTDSTAGLASIGLLSFAAIAQIAPALFGGLIWRRANARGAILGLTSGFVVWFYLLFLPSLGGPDYSYVASAFLSFIFPGTALFASVNADPLVNATAMSLLINTGFFIIGSMTRNARPLERIQAGIFVKRQSRSQFATRGWKTRISVGDLKTAISRYLGEERMQRSLATYEQNSGRRLEDDQPADMALIHFTEQLLGSAIGSSSARLVLSLILQKTEDASADTAWLLDQASEALQYNQDMLQTALSQMDQGIAVFDSSNQLTIWNRRFRQLLDLPEDVGRVGFPLSEIVAILSQRGDIPAAQLSQTVRHFLTLDKPFSLVLGGGERIIEVRSNAMPDKGIVATFTDITQRVAADQALKQANETLEQRVAERTAELTRVNRELGEARAAADEANIGKTRFFAAAGHDILQPLNAARLYSSALVERIAQSENGPIVRNIDSALESVETILGAVLDISRLDTGAMRPRLTSVPLAGLLARIETDFAPVARAKKLKLVIMPTSLKVRSDPNLLRRLVQNLVSNAIKYTLTGKVLVGARRRGNQVVIQVMDSGIGIPPSKFRTVFKEFARLEEGAKTASGLGLGLSIVDRIARVLNHPVELHSTHGKGTDFRIVVPLDVSKVSETSPSHAPADRVPQPLKGLRILCIDNEAKILEGMRLLISGWGCEVEAIHSLAAASTFGTRQPAPDLIIADYHLGDGTGISAILNLRERFETDLPALLVTADRTPEVRVEAERHGIAIQHKPVRPAALRAFITQISGLKRAAAE; encoded by the coding sequence ATGCTGCCAGGCTGGGTCATCATCGCTTTTGCCTTCGCCTACCTGCTGCTGCTGTTTGCGGTCGCAAGCTATGGCGACCGTAGAAGCCAGAAGCTGGGCATACCAGACGGTGGCTGGCCGGTCGTCTATGCGCTCAGCCTTGCGATCTACTGCACGTCCTGGACCTATTTTGGCAGCGTCGGGCTTGCCTCTCAGCGCGGCCTGGAATTTGCCGGCATCTATATCGGCCCGATCCTCGTCTTCACGCTCGGCATGCCGGTGCTGCGCCGGATCATCGAGCTTGCAAAGGCCGAAAAGCTTACCTCCGTCGCGGATTTCATCGCCGCCCGCTACGGAAAGAATCCGACGGTCGCGACGACGGTGGCGCTGATCTCGCTGGTCGGCACAATTCCCTATATCGCACTGCAGCTGAAGGCGATCAGCAGCACCGTGACCGCAATCGTCAATCCGTCGGATTACGGCATTGGCAGCGGCAATCTCTACTTCCTCGACCTGCCGCTGATCGCGACCTTGGTGCTTGCCTGTTTCGCCGTCATGTTCGGCACGCGGCATACCGATGCGACCGAGCACCAGGACGGCCTGATCCTCGCCGTTTCGATGGAATCGCTCGTCAAGCTCGTCGCCTTCCTAACCGCCGGTATCTGCGTCGTCTGGTTCCTGTTCGACGGGCCTGCCGATCTTTGGCGGAAAAGCGTGGACAACGAGTTGGTCAACGCAACCCTTGACTTCCGGACGCCGGTCAGCCGCTGGATCACGCTGATCGTGCTGTCGGCCTTTGCGATCATCTTGTTGCCGCGCCAGTTTCACGTCACCGTCGTTGAAAACCGCTCGGCGAAGCAGCTGCGGCTCGCGGGCTATCTCTTTCCGATCTATCTCGTCGCCATCAATCTCTTCGTACTTCCGGTGGCAATCGGCGGCCTGCTGATCTTTGGCGGCGCGGGCAACGCCGATTTTTACGTACTGTCGCTGCCCATTGCCGGCCAGATGTGGCTGGTCTCGCTGATTACCTTCATTGGCGGTTTTTCGGCAGCGACAGCAATGGTCATCGTCGATTCCGTCGCGCTTTCGATCATGGTGTCAAACGACATTATCATGCCGATCTTCCTGCGCCGGAAGCTCGCCGGACGTGCCGGCCAGCGCGACAATTTTGCGAAGAGCCTCCTCAACATCCGCCGCAGCGCGATCTTCGCTGTGCTTCTGCTCGGGTACGCCTATTACCGATCGACTGACAGCACGGCGGGCCTCGCCTCGATCGGTCTTCTGTCCTTCGCCGCGATCGCCCAGATCGCGCCTGCGCTTTTCGGCGGCCTTATCTGGCGGCGGGCGAACGCGCGCGGCGCCATCCTCGGCCTGACGTCCGGCTTCGTTGTCTGGTTCTACCTGCTTTTCCTGCCTTCGCTCGGCGGGCCGGATTATTCCTATGTCGCCTCCGCCTTCCTCAGCTTCATCTTCCCGGGCACGGCGCTCTTTGCATCGGTGAACGCCGATCCGCTGGTCAACGCCACGGCGATGAGCCTGCTCATCAATACCGGCTTCTTCATCATCGGCTCGATGACGCGCAACGCTCGTCCACTGGAGCGCATCCAGGCCGGCATCTTCGTGAAGCGGCAGTCGCGCTCGCAATTTGCGACCCGCGGATGGAAGACCCGCATCAGCGTCGGCGATCTGAAAACGGCAATCTCGCGCTACCTCGGCGAAGAGCGCATGCAGCGGTCGCTTGCGACATACGAACAGAATTCCGGCCGCAGGCTGGAGGACGACCAGCCGGCCGACATGGCGCTTATCCATTTCACCGAACAATTGCTCGGCAGCGCCATCGGCTCCTCCTCCGCGAGGCTGGTACTTTCGCTGATCCTGCAGAAGACGGAGGACGCGTCCGCCGATACGGCTTGGCTGCTCGACCAGGCAAGCGAGGCGCTGCAATATAATCAGGACATGCTGCAGACGGCGCTTTCGCAGATGGACCAGGGCATTGCCGTCTTCGACAGCTCCAATCAGCTGACGATCTGGAACCGTCGCTTCCGCCAGCTTCTCGACCTGCCGGAAGATGTCGGCCGTGTCGGCTTTCCGCTTTCGGAGATCGTGGCAATCTTGAGCCAGCGCGGCGACATCCCGGCTGCCCAACTCAGCCAAACCGTCCGGCATTTTCTGACGCTCGACAAACCCTTCTCCCTCGTTCTCGGCGGCGGCGAGCGGATTATCGAAGTGCGGTCCAACGCCATGCCGGACAAGGGCATCGTTGCAACCTTTACCGACATTACCCAGCGCGTGGCGGCCGACCAGGCGCTGAAGCAGGCGAACGAAACGCTAGAGCAGCGCGTCGCCGAGCGAACGGCGGAACTGACGCGCGTCAACCGCGAACTTGGCGAGGCGAGGGCGGCCGCCGACGAGGCGAACATCGGCAAGACCCGTTTCTTTGCCGCTGCCGGCCACGATATCTTGCAGCCGCTGAATGCGGCGCGGCTCTATTCCTCCGCCCTCGTCGAGCGTATCGCGCAGTCCGAAAACGGTCCGATCGTGCGCAATATCGATTCCGCGCTGGAATCAGTCGAGACCATCCTGGGTGCCGTTCTCGATATCTCGAGGCTCGACACCGGCGCCATGCGGCCGCGACTGACATCCGTGCCGCTTGCCGGCCTGCTCGCACGCATCGAGACCGATTTCGCGCCGGTTGCCCGGGCGAAGAAACTGAAACTTGTCATCATGCCGACATCGCTAAAGGTCCGCTCCGACCCCAATCTGCTGCGGCGCCTCGTGCAGAACCTCGTTTCCAACGCCATCAAATATACGTTGACCGGCAAGGTCCTCGTCGGAGCCCGGCGGCGGGGCAACCAGGTGGTGATCCAGGTGATGGATTCGGGCATCGGCATTCCGCCTTCGAAATTCCGCACCGTGTTCAAGGAATTCGCGCGGCTCGAGGAAGGCGCGAAGACGGCCTCCGGCCTCGGGCTCGGCCTTTCGATCGTCGACCGCATCGCCCGCGTCCTCAACCATCCGGTCGAGTTGCATTCGACGCATGGCAAGGGCACCGATTTCCGCATCGTCGTGCCGCTCGATGTTTCGAAAGTGAGCGAGACCTCTCCTTCCCACGCGCCGGCCGATCGTGTTCCGCAGCCCCTCAAAGGTCTCAGGATCCTCTGCATCGACAACGAAGCGAAGATCCTCGAAGGCATGCGTCTCCTGATTTCCGGCTGGGGCTGCGAGGTGGAGGCCATCCACTCCCTTGCCGCGGCCTCGACCTTCGGCACGCGTCAACCCGCGCCCGATCTCATCATCGCGGACTATCATCTCGGCGACGGAACTGGGATTTCCGCGATCCTGAATTTGCGGGAGCGCTTCGAGACCGATCTTCCGGCGCTGCTGGTGACCGCCGACCGGACACCGGAGGTCAGGGTGGAGGCGGAGCGCCATGGCATCGCCATCCAGCACAAGCCGGTGCGCCCGGCGGCGCTTCGCGCCTTCATCACGCAGATTTCCGGGCTGAAGCGTGCCGCGGCGGAGTGA
- a CDS encoding enoyl-CoA hydratase/isomerase family protein, with protein MQNNHEREVIIERRGTAGIIRLNRPRALNSLTLDMVRMIETALDEFAEDDGITSVAVTGEGDRGFCAGGDIRVLHESGRSNTDVAETFWREEFTLNHRIANYAKPYIALMDGITMGGGVGLSAHGRHRIVTERTRLAMPETGIGYFPDVGATWLLPRMPGETGTWAGLTGQELNAADAIYAGLADFEIPSSRLPDVIDALARMPAGSSPVACDALLKHLSGKPGESRLQAIRPSIDHAFCFDRVEEILEALAADEGEFAAKTRKTLQTRSPTSLKLTLRLLREGRRSASLAECLNRELGAGLQTLKSADFYEGVRAAVIDKDRNPKWLPATIEAVNEEVIAPFLKPPSSPLAL; from the coding sequence ATGCAGAACAATCACGAGCGCGAAGTCATTATCGAACGGCGCGGCACGGCGGGCATCATCCGGCTCAACCGGCCGCGAGCTCTGAACAGCCTGACACTCGACATGGTGCGCATGATCGAGACCGCACTTGACGAGTTCGCGGAGGACGACGGCATCACAAGTGTGGCGGTGACCGGCGAGGGTGATCGCGGCTTCTGCGCCGGTGGGGATATTCGCGTGCTGCATGAAAGCGGGCGTTCGAATACCGACGTCGCCGAGACGTTCTGGCGCGAGGAGTTCACACTCAATCACCGCATCGCAAACTACGCCAAACCCTATATCGCACTGATGGACGGCATCACCATGGGCGGCGGCGTCGGCCTTTCCGCACACGGGCGGCACCGCATCGTGACAGAGCGGACGAGGCTTGCGATGCCGGAGACCGGCATCGGCTATTTCCCGGACGTCGGAGCGACCTGGCTGCTGCCGCGCATGCCCGGCGAAACGGGAACCTGGGCAGGATTGACCGGGCAGGAGCTGAATGCGGCCGACGCCATCTATGCCGGCCTTGCCGATTTTGAGATCCCGTCGTCGCGGCTGCCAGATGTCATCGATGCGTTGGCGCGGATGCCGGCCGGCTCGTCGCCGGTAGCTTGCGATGCGCTGCTGAAACATCTTTCCGGCAAGCCGGGCGAAAGCCGCTTGCAGGCCATTCGTCCGTCGATCGACCATGCCTTCTGTTTCGATCGCGTCGAAGAGATTCTGGAAGCGCTTGCCGCTGACGAAGGCGAATTCGCCGCCAAGACACGGAAGACCCTGCAGACGCGTTCGCCAACGAGCCTAAAACTGACCCTGCGTCTGCTGAGGGAGGGGCGGCGAAGCGCAAGCCTCGCCGAATGCCTGAACCGCGAGCTAGGTGCTGGCCTGCAAACATTGAAGTCCGCGGATTTTTATGAAGGCGTGCGGGCGGCGGTGATCGACAAGGATCGAAATCCAAAATGGTTGCCCGCGACCATCGAGGCGGTGAATGAAGAGGTGATCGCGCCGTTCCTCAAACCGCCCAGTAGCCCTCTTGCCCTCTAG